atatatatatatatatatacatacacatatattataaacatatatgtacagtatatatatacatatattataaactacCAAAACGACGGTATGAATTAGGACATTGTGTTGCAAGCGCCTCAAATTGACTAGAAGTGAAACTTGATTTCTTACCTTATCCAGGGTGCCATTAACATAAGGAGATGTGCGTCCCCCATCCCTATCACATGGGGATTCGGGACGGCCAACCGAAGAGTCCAACCGGTTCCTCAGAGGGGATTCAAATCGATTTCTAGCAGGGGATTCCTTAAAAGATGTATCGAACCGCGATCTGGCTGGGGATTCCACGCGGCTCCTGGTTGGGGAATCGAGGCGTGACCCCGTGGCAGGAGAGCTCACTCTTGAGACTAAGGGCGACTCCCTTCGATCAGCACGAGAAGTAGAGCTCGTCCTCGGGCGCGTTTTGAGGGTCAGAGTGACAGTCTCGACGGTGCCGAGTGCTGCGTCATCGTCAGCTGCAGCAGCTGGACCTCCGGAACACGCACTTCCGTCGCTTCGGTCGTcgtcctcatcctcatcctcgtCGTCTTGTTTTGCCACGCCGTTGGTGACGTTGTGATTGGCGTCGTATTTCCTGCAGAGTTCCGTGACGGAGGGCCTTCGCTCGTTGCTGCTGGGGTTGTTGTTTCTGTCGTCGTCCTCGTCCCTGGTGCTGGGGCTCTTCCGGGTCGTTGAGGAGGAGCGCTTCGGAATATCCACCAAGGTGAGTGGAATCATGCGACGGCGAGGGACGACGCTGCTGGAATCCTTTGCAGGGGAGTAGCCCCTCTCCCTTCCCGTTGAGGAGCTTTCCCTTCCAGCTAACAAGCCCCCGCCTATTTCCTTCGCAGCTGACGATCGAGTTTCAAAGTTGCGAATCCTGTCGGTGACTCTGACCTTCTCGGCTTCTCCATTTTGCTCTGTGGTATCGTTACTTCCTCCCGTTTCGGCTTTAGTGTCCTTCTCTCGATACTCCCATCGGTAATTGCAAGCGTAAGACGAAGGTGATGGCCCAAAGTGACTGGTGTCGACTCCATTTCCGTTGATGATGTCAACCGACCGATCGCGAGAAGAGAGCCTGGAACCGTATCCGGAATCTCGCGAAGTGGACACATCTCTTTTGTCCCTGGAGTATCGGGAAGTGCTATACCTCGATGAGAGCGAGGACTCGAGAGAGGAATCGGAGCTCAGCCTCGAGTAAGTGGGTCTCACGGGAGACTGGCGCAAGCTACGGCTGCTCCGGTAAGTGTCAGTCGCGACCGAATAAGACGGAATGGGAGGTCTCGAGTACTTGCTTGTATAAGTGCTGGTTGAGTAGTTGCTCGAATAGCTACTGCCGTAGGTGCTTAGATATGGTGAGCGGTCTAAGGACGTGGTGCGACCACTATAGGAAGATGAGGACGGACTCCGGTAGGAGGATGAATAAGAGGTGTAAGATGGGTATCTGCTGGTGCCCACGGAGGGCGAGGACGGAGGGACGGGCATGTTGCTTAAACATACAGTCACCTAacgataataacagtaatgacgaCGATAACAGTAACAGTATCAACAATTACATtcgcaataacaacaacaaagatttCAGCGAACAGTAATCAATCACCGAGGAAGTTTCCTGCCCGAGAAGCCGGTCACTTTGTGTCACAACGATCACTTTTCAAGTAACTGCGATTATCGTTATAATTCAGAATGGAGAAGCGCCGCGTCCGAGAGGGGCGAAGCAAAGCACCGAATACCTTCTggttcttcttcttattctcacACTAATGGCACTTGTTTCAACACTGGGCGGCTGCCTCCCCACCACTGGCGTCCCACTTCGGCCGCCTCAATACTGAGTGTCACGTGACGACCACTTGGGCTGGCGGCCGGTCACTCTGTGCTGGTCAAAGCCTTCGGTGGAAGCTGATGCGAGAGGCCGAAGTATCAGCGGCACCGCCGCAGGAACACCTAGGGAGACTAGTTCCTCGGCATGATCCATCGCTCCACCATCGGTCGACCTCCACCTAAGGCTCTTGGAGAGAAGTTGAGGACGCGGAGGTTGGAGGCGGCGACGGTGCGGGTGTTTTGGTTGGAGATGGCGAACATAAATAGGGCAGTAGGGCCTTGCCGGTGCTGCTGCCACCATCCGCCAACACTTAGTGGAAGCAGTGGCAGCTACAAAAGAGAAGCTGCAGCAGGAACAGCAGTAGTAGTTGGAGCAGcagaacagcagcaacagcagcaggaagaagaaaagggggagggggaggagaaggtggAGCAGTACCAGCAGGAGAGCTACGGTGCCAGGTCTAAATTTAGAGTGCCGGCCGCACCTCTTCCTCAGTCACTCAACGACACCAACCACGCCTgcaacacaataaaaaacaatgtcAGTATCATGTGATTAAAATCCTATTTTACACaaatactaatataaaataacacGGTGTTATGTCAACAACCAAACCGGGCGGTAACCAATACACAAATAGAAGTAGTCTGACCTGAGAACCCACATTTCAAGAGATAAGTTCTCTAATCAGGTCTCAGCTGGGAAACGTTGCTACGTCTTAGTTATGTGGTGTCAATGTACTTTCACGAAAGATAGACTACTCTCAAACCCTGTCCCTCTGCTACTTTTGATCATCCCTGTAAGTTTTACCTCAAATATAAGTGAATGTTAGACTAAACTTAGGATGAACAATAAGAGAATGAAATTCAATAAACAAGACAACAGAGGAGCATTTTTCGATATGAACTTAGGAGCATTTTTCGATATGAACTTCAAATGATAtcgtgaaaagaaaggaaaaaaaaaaataaagttcaggtAGCATGAACAATATCATATGAAGAAATTTTGCGAGGACCTGTCAAAGTtgattacatacagtatacatccTACTGGGCACCAGCTTTTGGTTGGAGCACAGATTTTATATGCTGATAAAATACCTGACattaagacagacagagagagagagagagagagagagagagagagagagagagagagagagagagatattagtagTCTGAGATTATCACACGGAAAGAAAAATTTGTgcaatatatttcaattaaaccacttatatgtaaaaaaaaaaaaatagggattcTGAGTAAAACTACAGCAGCTTATATATCTGGCTTTATCAAACACAGCACTATACTATTACGTGCCACATATCATACGAGAGTGTTTTATGGACaggctcagaaaaaaaaaacacgaaaaagacTCTAGTCCCATTTCCCACCCAACCAACCCCATCTGTAGCACATAACTTGCCTCCTCCTACTTGCATTAGAATTCTTCCGCCCACAAGGTTTGTCGTCATCCAAGAATATAGGCAAACTAACACTATTATACTTTTTTCctacattttcttctctttcacttGCCGACCTGGGTTTCTGCTGTTCTGTCcatctcagtttcccttccataaaaaagaagaaagtgaagaaaaagatTACGTGTTAGGGAAGAGCAGAAGCAGATTctaacatataaaaaagaaaatctacgGATTAATTATCGCTGTTAagataactgttattattattatcagtatttttaccataattattgttattcagaagatgaaccctgtttacAAGGAACAAGTCaacaggccactgacttgaaattcaagcttccaaagaatttggtcttcattagaaaaataaatcaagtatTTGACCCACATATATAATACCCACGAATACACAGCAAAGGCaacttaattaaattaaaagaatgttCCCCAAAATTTTCTTTAGAGAACTAAATACCTATGCAAGTTAACGAAAGGATATATTCCAAGTCATTTAAGCAAACTGACAGTAAGCATGAAACTGGAAGAAGACTTGAAAACACCTACAGCTCTCAGGTCTCGAACTAGGTTTCGAAGACTCTTCGTGTAAGCAGAGATTCGTCGAGAATTCAGAAGGCACTGAATACCTGAACAGCTTCAGGATATTTCAGACTGAGGGGCAGAAAAGGGGGTCACGACCAGAGCCTCTCCGGGACATTAATTAACAGGAAAACTCACAGAACAACGTCCTagaaaacgtttgtttgttttcccatGTATATTTCCGTGAAATATGCGAGTGGTGTTGATTACCAcgttatctaataataataataataataataataataataataataataataataataatagcagtataataataatataaaaataataataatagccgtcATAATCatgataatcattaatattatcaaCATAAAACCAGGCGAAAAATCAATCGATTTGAATGTTACTGTAACGTTTCCAAGACAGCTTAAAAGACCTCTTTCACATGTACCAAAATAAGAACGAAGACTTCTTGCAAATAAAATGTTACAAACCGAGACATCGTAGCTGCTTCTAAAACCCAACAAAATACTCCAGGGACagctaaacatattttttttcgaaGCGAGCCCGCGCTCAAACTTCCTCCGCGTATCATCGTCTTCTATGTAAATAttcaatatacatgcatatatctcacttacatacaaatgcatacatgAATCATACGCATgggtaagtgacaaaaattcgtgtgtatttatgtatatatatatgtgtatagaaaaATCGCATATAAATGGttatataaaggtaaaatataaataaaaatatatatataatatcagtatatatatatatatatatatatatatatatatatatatatatatatatatatatatatatatataatgtgtgtgtataatgaaagTCAGATATCAACACGTAAAGCAAAGGAGGATAAATATTAGAGAATAAAAGAAACtcgcaaaaaaacaaaaatttgaaaacaaagctTTGTCTTACAACAGTCACGGGAGAGGCAGGAAAATATACTTGTAGCCAAATAATTCGAGACCTGTCgctttacttttctctcttacatacagtatgtatgtatgtatgtatgtatgtatgtatgtatgtatatatatatatatatatatatatatatatatatatatatatatatgtgtgtgtgtgtgtgtactatatacatatatatatatatgtacaatatatatacatacatataaatacatacatactcttatatagtatatgcataatatttgtgtataagtatatacatatacacacacacacacacacacacacacacatatatatatatatatatatatatatatatatatatatatatatatatatttatatatatatatatatatatatatatatatatatatatatatatatatatattatatatatatgcgtgactATATATCCATTCTGCTCACAAATGAAGAGCGACCTTGTAAGAACTATTCGCAAATCTTGATTCGTCGAGTCTCTACCTTATCATAAGGAGAAAGTGAGGATAAAGCCATCAGGCGGTTAAGAGTACTACAGTGTATGTGCAAAACAAGACGTAACTTCAGCCAACAccgggaggagaagagagagcgtCACCACCTGGGAATTCTAATGTTGGTCCCTCAATAACAAACAAATTCGTCGACTATGACTACTGCTTCCCCCGCCACCTATGTGCACTGCCTCTTATCTTTTCTTTGTAAAGGCGAGGGACTTTGAAGCGTGTGTATGCCGTGAATATCATAAAGGAAGATACAGCTTAAACGCCAACATTCGTGAGATGACATAAAGGAGGTATACAGTGTGAAAATAGTTTTAGAATACAGCCGTTTCCCTCCTGAAATCCATCTAATGTacgtgttttgttttaaattacaaCCTACAATCGTTTTTTTCTAAAGAGGTGACTCTAGTAAGTACCCGCCTTCTACTCATGTAGTTTGAATTTGCACAAGGGTGAGGTTGCAGGCTTGGCTTCCCTTTTCTTGTTCTGTCCTTCCACAGGGAAACTTCTCGCAAAACAATGGTAGCTTATTCTTATACTTGAGCAATACttccacaaaatataaatatgtatccatgcattcatacatacccCAACAAAGCCAAATATTATATAGATCGTCATTCGTTAGAGAAATGTTTACAATGCAAAAACACACTGAGTTTACATCAAACTCTCAAATATTACGAGATGCAAATTGTTAAGAATAGTCCAACCGACTCCGCTAAGTACGATACGTTTTGAGGTTCGTTCCAGCGGATCTTTGAAGTCCGTTCCGGCAGATCTTCGCTATGCCTAATGGATACACTGGGTTTATATAAAGATACATGGAAATTCTATGAAAGTTTGGAAAATGTCTGGACAAAGATTTTTGAATAAAATGACTTGAATAACGGAGATATGAGATGGCATCCTTGGAACagtgtgattttatatttaacgagagagagagagagagagagagagagagagagagagagagagagagagagagagagagagattgggggggcGATAGGCTTGAGATGAATGCTGGGAGAGATCAGCCTCAgcgaatcattttttttttttcagaaatataccCAATCAACGttttaatggaaataatttaTATGATCTATCGTAATCGCCAAATTTAAATTGAGGTGGGCGAAAATTACATAAGGACACGTGTCAAGGACTCATTTTGAGATGTTTACAGATTAGTAACCAATTCTTTTTCCCTATTTCTGTTACCTTTAATTCAACATTCTAAAATAGTTCCATAATTGCTATCGATACAGGCCCacaaactatattatatatatatatatatatatatatatatatatatatatatatatatatatatatatatatatatatatatatattatatatatatatatatatatatatatatatatatatacatatatatatatatatatatatatacacacacatatataatatacatatatataataatatatatatatatttataatatttatacatacatacatacatacatatatatacatatatatatttaataaatatatatatacacataatgataCCTCCAGAAAATGTACCTTCCccccctaactctctctctctctctctctctctctctctctctctctctctctctcaaagcaccgATGTCCTTCCTATTCTATGAAGTGAGTCACTGTTTTGCAACGGGGATGCGTCCATTAAAATCACCCGCTAAGAACTCTAAACCAGCGATGTCTCGGTAATAGTAAACAAGCGAAGGCATTCGAAATTCAAGTCccaaggggaaaaagaaaaactatctaAACGATTGGAAAGATTCGGTAAAATGTCATCAGGGAGATTAAGATGAATCTGGCGTCACTGACGATATAACCTAGAAGCGTTAAAGACGTCACAGTAAGGATGTTGATTCTGGAATAAAATGTGTTTTCCAAATGAATCGTCCAGCTGTTTGTACAGACAGCCATCGATGCACCTACAACACTTAGATAATGTTGAAGTTACAGTTACACTTATTAAAACAATATGCAAATGATGCAGATAAACAAATGATGATTAATCAGTGCAAAAATAAATACTTCGGCAAAACCCCATTTGCGCAAAGTTacagaaattttcaaaaaactTCGACAAGGCAAAAAAAACCAGCCTCAGCAGCTAAAACGTATGACCCTCACGACAGGAAACACCGAGCCTTGAATACTAGTCGGGTTACACTATCTTCTCGAATCGTTCAAGGTCACTTGGAAGGAATTCCTATTATTTCCCATCTAGAGTGACTCCGAAAATAATTTAGATTGAAAAAAAACTGTAGTCTAAATATCACCGGAGTATACTGTAGAACTGTCAAGACTCCTTAGCTGAAATTGGCGATTAGGCTAAAACTATGTTACGTAACGCCCGAGATTTCTGTAAACAGAGAGTAAGGCTTTGtattgcacacatacatacatacagagagagagagagagagagagagagataaaaggtcGCGCCATGCTAGATAAAAAGACACGTTAAAGCAACGGTAACACCTGAAGTCAATAAGCATACCATGAAaaatcttggacactttttcccatttgttcttAAGACATGTGACCCCAATACCCTTtgcaataaaagcaataatatcCGCTGGcggaaaaaaaagggaatgaacaGTCAATTTCAAAGGTCCTCCGACGCTCAACTCGCTCAAGTGAAACTAGTATATACTCTCAACAATGAATGACAAGTGAATTTGACAGTATATGAGAGAGCTGCCAATAACGGGTGCGTCGTCTCTCATTCTCGCCCTTCAGCGGTGCACTCCCttaatttcatctttcttttgtgtTCCCTGGATCCCTTGATCTCCCTTTTTATCAAAACGGTAGGTTCATTGTCGCCTACAGGCTCAAATCCACTgccagcactttttttttcttttctaattttatgGCCATGGGAGATTTGCAATGTACGGACCATCAAAGTTATTTTCCCAATAAAAAAGGACGACCGACTGgcctcacaaaaaaataaagctcATAAACTCACTGGATGTAGAAGGGAATAAGGCTTTACAACAGAGAAGCTCACGAGAAGCAATAAACGAATTGGAGAGGGCGAGGAGGGGAAAGAAAGGCGGATAAACCAAAACATACTCATCTCAAGCTAAAATATCAATTTAAATTTGCGTAGAGAATCAATAAATTCAATCACGTTTCAAGATTAAAATCATCTATAAGGACGTAATCCTTTCGTCAATGTCAGCTCGGAGACCAAACACATCTCTATCTAAACACTaaagttaatatatttcttttattttttatatcgacCACATTGTAGGTAAGAACTTacttaaacaataaagaaaacatatcTTACAAATCATCTGACGAATTGTATTTCTGTGTTCTGAAACCAGTAATGTAAATGATGTGACGATTAGGCATGCTGACATTCTCTAAAGAATGTATGTtcgatttttgtcattttcactaCAACTATCTTTCAGTTCGATCAGTGCCAAATTATCATCTATGACCTCGTGcatataaaattttcttgtagATTATTAGTCTTTAACATTTGCTCTTCTTGACCAAAGGCTTTTGTCTCACCAAAGTGTCTTTTCAACACTGAGTCCCTCCCCCTGACGGGGTTGGcgccagagaaaagaaaaataacgatcACTACAACATTCATGCTTTAGcagctgaatcatggatgaaccagTTGTAAAGAAAACTTCCACTACACACGCCACTTCATCCACCTACGCAGAAGGTTCACTAGCAGTGCAACCAACCCCTCACATGCACTGTTGAATTCATCTTGATCCTGCAGGCactcttctgct
This genomic stretch from Macrobrachium rosenbergii isolate ZJJX-2024 chromosome 6, ASM4041242v1, whole genome shotgun sequence harbors:
- the LOC136839562 gene encoding ubiquitin carboxyl-terminal hydrolase 2-like isoform X2, which translates into the protein MPVPPSSPSVGTSRYPSYTSYSSSYRSPSSSSYSGRTTSLDRSPYLSTYGSSYSSNYSTSTYTSKYSRPPIPSYSVATDTYRSSRSLRQSPVRPTYSRLSSDSSLESSLSSRYSTSRYSRDKRDVSTSRDSGYGSRLSSRDRSVDIINGNGVDTSHFGPSPSSYACNYRWEYREKDTKAETGGSNDTTEQNGEAEKVRVTDRIRNFETRSSAAKEIGGGLLAGRESSSTGRERGYSPAKDSSSVVPRRRMIPLTLVDIPKRSSSTTRKSPSTRDEDDDRNNNPSSNERRPSVTELCRKYDANHNVTNGVAKQDDEDEDEDDDRSDGSACSGGPAAAADDDAALGTVETVTLTLKTRPRTSSTSRADRRESPLVSRVSSPATGSRLDSPTRSRVESPARSRFDTSFKESPARNRFESPLRNRLDSSVGRPESPCDRDGGRTSPYVNGTLDKDEGSPPRRHQTTISSNSCSSSVGGTSLSENNGLVGLRNIGNTCFMNSVTQCLSNTRCLLEYLVQDGYSSDINTTISTMKGDLIRAFANLLTDMWNEGSDSSRALNTGPFKSQIQRFAPAFSGYQQHDAQEFLRKLLEGLHEDVNRVILKPKPITEDIDDELDDNQKAMESWKRYLRYDDSKIVDMFVGQLKSCLQCSVCGHCSVTFDPFWDLSLPIPSKSGQVRLSQCLDLFTKEEVLDGDERPTCSKCKERRKMTKSFSIQKFPKVLVLHLKRFSPLERWRGKLSCTVEFPLENLDLSKFASSSTTSPSYNLIGVANHSGTTYSGHYTAYCKHPYSGAWHEYNDSRVSNISQGRVCSPEAYVLFYEMTSASSKL
- the LOC136839562 gene encoding ubiquitin carboxyl-terminal hydrolase 2-like isoform X1 — its product is MPVPPSSPSVGTSRYPSYTSYSSSYRSPSSSSYSGRTTSLDRSPYLSTYGSSYSSNYSTSTYTSKYSRPPIPSYSVATDTYRSSRSLRQSPVRPTYSRLSSDSSLESSLSSRYSTSRYSRDKRDVSTSRDSGYGSRLSSRDRSVDIINGNGVDTSHFGPSPSSYACNYRWEYREKDTKAETGGSNDTTEQNGEAEKVRVTDRIRNFETRSSAAKEIGGGLLAGRESSSTGRERGYSPAKDSSSVVPRRRMIPLTLVDIPKRSSSTTRKSPSTRDEDDDRNNNPSSNERRPSVTELCRKYDANHNVTNGVAKQDDEDEDEDDDRSDGSACSGGPAAAADDDAALGTVETVTLTLKTRPRTSSTSRADRRESPLVSRVSSPATGSRLDSPTRSRVESPARSRFDTSFKESPARNRFESPLRNRLDSSVGRPESPCDRDGGRTSPYVNGTLDKPKVRAKTESSSLEGSPLGRSRYRQERAWERIAARLANEDEGSPPRRHQTTISSNSCSSSVGGTSLSENNGLVGLRNIGNTCFMNSVTQCLSNTRCLLEYLVQDGYSSDINTTISTMKGDLIRAFANLLTDMWNEGSDSSRALNTGPFKSQIQRFAPAFSGYQQHDAQEFLRKLLEGLHEDVNRVILKPKPITEDIDDELDDNQKAMESWKRYLRYDDSKIVDMFVGQLKSCLQCSVCGHCSVTFDPFWDLSLPIPSKSGQVRLSQCLDLFTKEEVLDGDERPTCSKCKERRKMTKSFSIQKFPKVLVLHLKRFSPLERWRGKLSCTVEFPLENLDLSKFASSSTTSPSYNLIGVANHSGTTYSGHYTAYCKHPYSGAWHEYNDSRVSNISQGRVCSPEAYVLFYEMTSASSKL